A part of Escherichia marmotae genomic DNA contains:
- the ispH gene encoding 4-hydroxy-3-methylbut-2-enyl diphosphate reductase: protein MQILLANPRGFCAGVDRAISIVENALAIYGAPIYVRHEVVHNRYVVDSLRERGAIFIEQISEVPDGAILIFSAHGVSQAVRNEAKSRDLTVFDATCPLVTKVHMEVARASRRGEESILIGHAGHPEVEGTMGQYSNPEGGMYLVESPDDVWKLTVKNEDKLSFMTQTTLSVDDTSDVIDALRKRFPKIVGPRKDDICYATTNRQEAVRALAEQAEVVLVVGSKNSSNSNRLAELAQRMGKRAFLIDDATDIQEEWVKDVKCVGVTAGASAPDILVQNVVARLQQLGGGEAIPLEGREENIVFEVPKELRVDIRKVD from the coding sequence ATGCAGATCCTGTTGGCCAACCCACGTGGTTTTTGTGCCGGGGTAGACCGCGCTATCAGCATTGTTGAAAACGCGCTGGCCATTTACGGCGCACCGATTTATGTCCGCCACGAAGTGGTGCATAACCGCTACGTGGTCGATAGCCTGCGCGAGCGTGGCGCTATCTTTATTGAGCAGATCAGCGAAGTGCCGGATGGCGCAATCCTGATTTTCTCCGCGCACGGTGTTTCCCAGGCTGTACGCAACGAAGCGAAAAGCCGCGATCTGACGGTATTCGACGCAACTTGTCCGCTGGTGACCAAAGTGCATATGGAAGTCGCCCGCGCCAGCCGTCGTGGCGAAGAATCTATTCTCATTGGCCATGCCGGGCACCCGGAAGTGGAAGGTACGATGGGGCAGTACAGTAACCCGGAAGGGGGAATGTATCTGGTCGAGTCACCGGACGACGTGTGGAAACTGACGGTCAAAAACGAAGATAAACTCTCCTTTATGACCCAGACCACGCTGTCGGTGGATGACACTTCGGATGTTATCGATGCGCTGCGTAAACGTTTTCCGAAGATTGTCGGGCCGCGCAAAGATGACATCTGTTACGCCACCACCAACCGCCAGGAAGCGGTACGCGCTCTGGCAGAGCAGGCGGAAGTGGTACTGGTCGTTGGTTCGAAAAACTCATCCAACTCCAATCGTCTGGCGGAACTGGCACAGCGTATGGGCAAACGCGCGTTTTTGATTGATGATGCGACAGATATCCAGGAAGAGTGGGTGAAAGACGTTAAATGTGTCGGCGTGACTGCGGGGGCATCGGCTCCGGATATTTTGGTGCAGAATGTGGTTGCACGTTTACAGCAGCTTGGCGGCGGCGAAGCCATTCCGCTGGAAGGCCGCGAAGAAAACATTGTTTTCGAAGTGCCGAAAGAGTTGCGTGTGGATATTCGTAAAGTTGATTAA
- the ileS gene encoding isoleucine--tRNA ligase — protein sequence MSDYKSTLNLPETGFPMRGDLAKREPGMLARWTDDDLYGIIRAAKKGKKTFILHDGPPYANGSIHIGHSVNKILKDIIIKSKGLSGYDSPYVPGWDCHGLPIELKVEQEFGKPGEKFTAAEFRAKCREYAATQVDGQRKDFIRLGVLGDWSHPYLTMDFKTEANIIRALGKIIGNGHLHKGAKPVHWCVDCRSALAEAEVEYYDKTSPSIDVAFHAADQDALKAKFGVSDVNGPISLVIWTTTPWTLPANRAISIAPDFDYALVQIDGQAVILAKDLVESVMQRIGVTEYTILGTVKGAELELLRFTHPFMGFDVPAILGDHVTLDAGTGAVHTAPGHGPDDYVIGQKYGLETANPVGPDGTYLQGTYPTLDGVNVFKANDIVVALLQEKGALLHVEKLQHSYPCCWRHKTPIIFRATPQWFVSMDQKGLRAQSLKEIKGVQWIPDWGQARIESMVANRPDWCISRQRTWGVPMSLFVHKDTEELHPRTLELMEEVAKRVEVDGIQAWWDLDAKEILGDDADQYVKVPDTLDVWFDSGSTHSSVVDVRPEFAGHAADMYLEGSDQHRGWFMSSLMISTAMKGKAPYRQVLTHGFTVDGQGRKMSKSIGNTVSPQDVMNKLGADILRLWVASTDYTGEMAVSDEILKRAADSYRRIRNTARFLLANLNGFDPAKDMVKPEEMVVLDRWAVGCAKAAQEDIIKAYEAYDFHEVVQRLMRFCSVEMGSFYLDIIKDRQYTAKADSVARRSCQTALYHIAEAQVRWMAPILSFTADEVWGYLPGEREKYVFTGEWYEGLFGLADSEAMNDAFWDELLQVRGEVNKVIEQARADKKVGGSLEAAVTLYAEPELAAKLNALGDELRFVLLTSGATVVDYNNAPADAQQSEVLKGLKVALSKAEGEKCPRCWHYTQDVGKVAEHAEICGRCVSNVAGDGEKRKFA from the coding sequence ATGAGTGACTATAAATCAACCCTGAATTTGCCGGAAACAGGGTTCCCGATGCGTGGCGACCTCGCCAAGCGCGAACCGGGAATGCTGGCGCGTTGGACTGATGATGATCTGTACGGCATCATCCGTGCGGCTAAAAAAGGCAAAAAAACCTTCATTCTGCATGATGGCCCTCCTTATGCGAATGGCAGCATTCATATTGGTCACTCGGTTAACAAGATTCTGAAAGACATAATCATCAAGTCCAAAGGGCTTTCTGGATATGACTCGCCGTATGTGCCTGGTTGGGACTGTCACGGTCTGCCGATCGAGCTGAAAGTAGAGCAAGAGTTCGGTAAGCCGGGTGAGAAATTCACCGCAGCCGAGTTTCGCGCCAAGTGTCGCGAATATGCAGCGACCCAGGTTGATGGTCAGCGCAAAGACTTTATCCGTCTGGGGGTGCTGGGCGACTGGTCACATCCGTACCTGACTATGGACTTCAAAACCGAAGCCAACATCATCCGTGCGCTGGGCAAAATTATCGGCAACGGCCATCTGCACAAAGGCGCTAAACCGGTGCACTGGTGCGTAGACTGTCGTTCCGCGCTGGCGGAAGCGGAAGTTGAGTATTACGACAAAACCTCCCCGTCCATCGACGTCGCGTTCCACGCCGCCGATCAGGATGCGCTGAAAGCGAAATTTGGCGTTTCTGACGTTAATGGCCCGATCTCTCTGGTTATCTGGACCACAACGCCGTGGACCCTGCCTGCGAACCGCGCAATCTCTATTGCACCGGATTTCGACTATGCGCTGGTGCAGATCGACGGTCAGGCCGTGATCCTTGCGAAAGATTTGGTTGAAAGTGTGATGCAGCGTATCGGCGTTACCGAATACACCATCCTCGGCACGGTGAAAGGTGCGGAGCTGGAACTGCTGCGCTTTACCCATCCGTTTATGGGCTTCGATGTTCCGGCAATTCTTGGCGATCACGTCACGCTGGATGCCGGTACTGGTGCTGTTCACACCGCGCCTGGCCACGGCCCTGACGACTATGTTATCGGTCAGAAATACGGTCTGGAAACCGCTAACCCGGTTGGCCCGGACGGTACTTATCTGCAGGGAACTTACCCGACGTTAGACGGTGTGAACGTCTTCAAAGCGAATGATATTGTCGTTGCACTGTTGCAGGAAAAAGGCGCGCTGCTGCATGTTGAGAAGCTGCAGCACAGCTATCCGTGCTGCTGGCGTCACAAAACCCCAATCATCTTCCGTGCGACGCCACAGTGGTTCGTCAGCATGGATCAGAAAGGTCTGCGTGCGCAGTCACTGAAAGAGATCAAAGGCGTGCAGTGGATCCCGGACTGGGGCCAGGCGCGTATTGAGTCGATGGTCGCTAACCGTCCTGACTGGTGTATCTCCCGTCAGCGTACCTGGGGCGTACCGATGTCACTGTTCGTGCACAAAGACACTGAAGAGCTGCATCCGCGTACCCTTGAACTGATGGAAGAAGTGGCAAAACGCGTTGAAGTTGACGGCATCCAGGCGTGGTGGGATCTCGATGCAAAAGAGATCCTCGGTGACGACGCTGACCAGTACGTGAAAGTGCCGGATACGCTGGACGTATGGTTTGACTCCGGATCTACGCACTCTTCCGTTGTTGACGTGCGTCCGGAATTTGCCGGTCACGCTGCGGACATGTATCTGGAAGGTTCTGACCAACATCGTGGTTGGTTCATGTCTTCCCTGATGATCTCCACTGCGATGAAAGGCAAAGCGCCATATCGTCAGGTACTGACTCACGGCTTTACCGTGGATGGTCAGGGTCGCAAGATGTCTAAATCCATCGGCAACACCGTTTCGCCGCAGGATGTGATGAACAAGCTTGGCGCGGATATTCTGCGTCTGTGGGTGGCATCAACTGACTACACCGGCGAAATGGCCGTTTCTGACGAGATCCTGAAACGTGCTGCTGACAGCTATCGTCGTATCCGTAACACCGCACGCTTCCTGCTGGCAAACCTCAATGGTTTCGATCCGGCAAAAGATATGGTGAAACCGGAAGAGATGGTGGTACTGGACAGATGGGCCGTGGGTTGTGCGAAAGCGGCTCAGGAAGACATCATCAAGGCTTACGAAGCATACGATTTCCACGAAGTGGTACAGCGTCTGATGCGCTTCTGCTCCGTTGAGATGGGCTCTTTCTACCTCGACATCATCAAAGACCGTCAGTACACCGCCAAAGCAGATAGCGTGGCGCGTCGTAGCTGCCAGACTGCGCTGTATCACATCGCAGAAGCGCAGGTTCGCTGGATGGCACCGATCCTCTCCTTCACCGCGGATGAAGTGTGGGGTTACCTGCCGGGCGAACGTGAAAAATACGTCTTTACCGGTGAGTGGTACGAAGGTCTGTTTGGTCTGGCTGACAGCGAAGCGATGAACGATGCGTTCTGGGACGAGTTGCTGCAAGTGCGTGGCGAAGTGAACAAAGTCATTGAGCAAGCGCGTGCTGACAAGAAAGTGGGTGGCTCGCTGGAAGCGGCAGTAACCTTGTACGCAGAACCGGAACTGGCAGCGAAACTGAACGCGTTGGGCGATGAATTACGATTTGTCCTGTTGACCTCCGGCGCTACCGTTGTAGACTATAACAACGCACCTGCTGATGCTCAGCAGAGCGAAGTACTCAAAGGGCTGAAAGTCGCGTTGAGTAAAGCCGAAGGTGAGAAGTGCCCACGCTGCTGGCACTACACCCAGGATGTCGGCAAGGTGGCGGAGCATGCAGAAATCTGCGGCCGCTGTGTCAGCAACGTCGCCGGTGACGGTGAAAAACGTAAGTTTGCCTGA
- the nhaR gene encoding transcriptional activator NhaR — protein MSMSHINYNHLYYFWHVYKEGSVVGAAEALYLTPQTITGQIRALEERLQGKLFKRKGRGLEPSELGELVYRYADKMFTLSQEMLDIVNYRKESNLLFDVGVADALSKRLVSSVLDAAVVEDEQIHLRCFESTHEMLLEQLSQHKLDMIISDCPIDSTQQEGLFSIKIGECGVSFWCTNPLPEKPFPACLEQRRLLIPGRRSMLGRKLLNWFNSQGLNVEILGEFDDAALMKAFGATHNAIFVAPSLYANDFYTDNSVVEIGRVENVMEEYHAIFAERMIQHPAVQRICNTDYSALFTSAAK, from the coding sequence ATGAGCATGTCTCATATCAATTACAACCACTTGTATTACTTCTGGCATGTCTACAAAGAAGGTTCTGTGGTTGGCGCAGCGGAGGCGCTTTATTTAACACCACAAACGATTACCGGGCAGATCAGGGCGCTGGAAGAGCGTCTGCAAGGGAAACTATTTAAGCGCAAAGGACGTGGCCTGGAACCCAGTGAACTGGGGGAACTGGTTTATCGCTATGCCGATAAAATGTTCACGTTAAGCCAGGAAATGCTGGATATCGTCAACTATCGCAAAGAGTCTAACTTATTGTTTGATGTTGGCGTTGCAGATGCACTTTCGAAACGCCTGGTCAGCAGTGTTCTGGATGCCGCAGTTGTAGAAGACGAGCAGATCCATCTACGCTGCTTTGAATCGACGCACGAGATGCTGTTGGAGCAACTGAGTCAGCATAAGTTGGATATGATCATCTCTGACTGTCCGATCGACTCCACCCAGCAGGAGGGGCTATTTTCCATAAAAATTGGCGAGTGTGGTGTCAGTTTCTGGTGCACTAACCCGCTGCCAGAAAAACCGTTTCCAGCCTGTCTGGAGCAACGTCGCTTACTTATACCGGGGCGGCGCTCAATGTTGGGACGCAAGCTATTAAACTGGTTTAACTCCCAGGGATTGAATGTTGAAATTCTGGGGGAGTTTGATGATGCGGCGTTGATGAAAGCCTTTGGTGCGACGCACAATGCTATTTTTGTTGCCCCTTCACTTTACGCCAATGATTTTTATACCGATAACTCGGTTGTGGAGATTGGTCGCGTTGAGAACGTCATGGAAGAGTACCATGCGATTTTTGCCGAAAGAATGATCCAGCACCCTGCGGTACAGCGTATTTGCAATACAGATTACTCTGCGCTGTTTACTTCAGCCGCGAAATAG
- the carA gene encoding glutamine-hydrolyzing carbamoyl-phosphate synthase small subunit yields the protein MIKSALLVLEDGTQFHGRAIGATGSAVGEVVFNTSMTGYQEILTDPSYSRQIVTLTYPHIGNVGTNDADEESSQVHAQGLVIRDLPLIASNFRNTEDLSSYLKRHNIVAIADIDTRKLTRLLREKGAQNGCIIAGDNPDAALALEKARAFPGLNGMDLAKEVTTAEAYSWTQGSWTLAGGLPEAKKEDELPFHVVAYDFGAKRNILRMLVDRGCRLTIVPAQTSAEDVLKMNPDGIFLSNGPGDPAPCDYAITAIQKFLETDIPVFGICLGHQLLALASGAKTVKMKFGHHGGNHPVKDIEKNVVMITAQNHGFAVDEATLPANLRVTHKSLFDGTLQGIHRTDKPAFSFQGHPEASPGPHDAAMLFDHFIELIEQYRKTAK from the coding sequence TTGATTAAGTCAGCGCTATTGGTTCTGGAAGACGGAACCCAGTTTCACGGTCGGGCCATAGGGGCAACAGGTTCGGCGGTTGGGGAAGTCGTTTTCAATACTTCAATGACCGGTTATCAAGAAATCCTCACTGATCCTTCCTATTCTCGCCAAATCGTTACTCTTACTTATCCCCATATTGGTAATGTCGGCACTAATGACGCCGATGAAGAATCCTCCCAGGTACATGCACAAGGTCTGGTGATTCGCGATCTGCCGCTGATTGCCAGCAACTTTCGTAATACCGAAGACCTCTCTTCTTACCTGAAACGCCATAACATTGTGGCGATTGCCGATATCGATACCCGTAAGTTGACGCGTTTACTGCGTGAGAAAGGCGCACAGAATGGTTGCATCATCGCGGGCGATAACCCGGATGCGGCGCTGGCGTTAGAAAAAGCCCGCGCGTTCCCTGGGCTGAACGGCATGGATCTGGCAAAAGAAGTGACTACTGCTGAAGCCTATAGCTGGACACAAGGGAGCTGGACGCTGGCTGGCGGCCTGCCGGAAGCGAAAAAAGAAGACGAGCTGCCGTTCCATGTGGTGGCCTACGATTTCGGTGCTAAGCGCAACATCCTGCGGATGCTGGTGGACAGAGGCTGCCGCCTGACTATCGTTCCGGCGCAAACGTCTGCTGAAGACGTGCTGAAAATGAATCCGGACGGCATCTTCCTCTCGAACGGTCCTGGCGACCCGGCTCCATGCGATTACGCGATTACCGCCATCCAGAAATTCCTCGAAACTGACATCCCGGTATTTGGCATCTGCCTCGGTCATCAGTTGCTGGCGCTGGCCAGTGGCGCGAAGACGGTCAAAATGAAATTTGGTCATCATGGCGGCAACCATCCGGTTAAAGATATTGAGAAAAATGTGGTGATGATTACCGCCCAGAACCACGGTTTTGCGGTGGACGAAGCAACATTACCTGCAAATCTGCGCGTGACGCATAAATCCCTGTTCGACGGTACGTTACAGGGCATTCATCGCACCGATAAACCGGCATTCAGCTTCCAGGGGCACCCTGAAGCCAGCCCGGGGCCGCACGACGCAGCTATGTTGTTCGACCACTTTATCGAGTTAATTGAGCAGTACCGTAAAACCGCTAAGTAA
- the ribF gene encoding bifunctional riboflavin kinase/FAD synthetase, with translation MKLIRGIHNLSQAPQEGCVLTIGNFDGVHRGHRALLQGLQEEGRRRNLPVMVMIFEPQPLELFATDKAPARLTRLREKLRYLAECGVDYVLCVRFDRRFAALTAQNFISDLLVKQLRVKFLAVGDDFRFGAGREGDFLLLQKAGAEYGFDITSTQTFCEGGVRISSTAVRQALADDNLALAESLLGHPFAISGRVVHGDELGRTIGFPTANVPLRRQVSPVKGVYAVEVLGLGEKPLPGVANIGTRPTVAGIRQQLEVHVLDVAMDLYGRHIQVVLRKKIRSEQRFASLDELKAQIARDELTAREFFGLTKPA, from the coding sequence ATGAAGCTGATACGCGGCATACATAATCTCAGCCAGGCCCCGCAAGAAGGGTGTGTGCTGACTATTGGTAATTTCGACGGCGTGCATCGCGGTCATCGCGCGCTGTTGCAGGGCTTGCAGGAAGAAGGGCGCAGGCGCAACTTACCGGTGATGGTGATGATTTTTGAGCCTCAACCACTGGAACTGTTTGCCACCGACAAAGCCCCGGCACGCCTGACCCGGCTGCGGGAAAAACTGCGTTATCTTGCCGAGTGCGGCGTAGATTACGTGCTGTGCGTGCGTTTTGACAGGCGCTTTGCGGCGCTGACGGCGCAAAATTTTATCAGCGATCTACTGGTGAAGCAGTTGCGGGTAAAATTTCTTGCTGTGGGTGATGATTTCCGCTTTGGCGCTGGTCGTGAAGGCGATTTCTTGTTATTACAGAAAGCTGGCGCAGAATACGGCTTCGACATCACCAGTACGCAAACTTTCTGTGAAGGTGGCGTGCGTATCAGTAGTACTGCCGTGCGTCAGGCCCTGGCGGATGACAACCTGGCTCTGGCTGAAAGTTTACTGGGGCACCCGTTTGCCATCTCCGGGCGTGTTGTCCACGGTGATGAGTTAGGGCGCACTATTGGTTTCCCGACGGCGAATGTACCGCTGCGTCGTCAGGTTTCCCCGGTGAAAGGGGTTTATGCGGTGGAAGTGCTGGGCCTCGGTGAAAAACCGTTGCCTGGCGTCGCGAACATCGGCACGCGCCCAACGGTAGCAGGCATTCGCCAGCAACTGGAAGTGCATGTTCTGGATGTTGCAATGGACCTTTACGGTCGCCATATACAAGTAGTGCTGCGTAAAAAAATACGCAGTGAGCAGCGATTTGCGTCGCTGGACGAACTGAAAGCGCAGATTGCGCGTGATGAATTAACCGCCCGCGAATTTTTTGGGCTAACAAAACCGGCTTAA
- the lspA gene encoding signal peptidase II, with the protein MSQSICSTGLRWLWLVVVVLIIDLGSKYLILQNFALGDTVPLFPSLNLHYARNYGAAFSFLADSGGWQRWFFAGIAIGISVILTVMMYRSKATQKLNNIAYALIIGGALGNLFDRLWHGFVVDMIDFYVGDWQFATFNLADTAICVGAALIVLEGFLPSKAKKQ; encoded by the coding sequence ATGAGTCAATCGATCTGTTCAACAGGGCTACGCTGGCTGTGGCTGGTAGTAGTCGTGCTGATTATCGATCTGGGCAGCAAATACCTTATCCTCCAGAATTTTGCTCTGGGGGATACGGTTCCGCTGTTCCCGTCGCTTAATCTGCATTATGCGCGTAACTATGGCGCGGCGTTTAGTTTCCTTGCCGATAGCGGCGGCTGGCAGCGTTGGTTCTTTGCCGGTATTGCAATTGGTATTAGCGTGATCCTGACGGTGATGATGTATCGCTCGAAGGCCACGCAGAAACTGAACAACATTGCTTACGCGCTGATTATTGGCGGTGCGCTGGGCAACCTGTTCGACCGCCTGTGGCACGGCTTTGTGGTCGATATGATCGACTTCTACGTTGGCGACTGGCAGTTCGCCACCTTCAACCTCGCTGATACTGCCATCTGTGTCGGTGCGGCACTGATTGTGCTGGAAGGTTTTTTGCCTTCGAAAGCGAAAAAACAATAA
- the rihC gene encoding ribonucleoside hydrolase RihC — MRLPIFLDTDPGIDDAVAIAAAIFAPELDLQLMTTVAGNVSVEKTTRNALQLLHFWNVDIPLAQGAAVPLVRAPRNAASVHGESGMAGYDFVEHNRSPLDKPAFLAIRDALIRAPEPVTLVAIGPLTNIALLLSQCPECKPHIRRLVIMGGSAGRGNCTPNAEFNIAADPEAAACVFRSDIEIVMCGLDVTNQAILTPDYLATLPELNRTGKMLHALFSHYRSGSMQSGLRMHDLCAIAWLVRPDLFTLKPCFVAVETQGEFTSGTTVVDIDGCLGKPANVQVALDLDMKGFQQWVAEVLTLAP; from the coding sequence ATGCGATTACCTATTTTCCTCGATACTGATCCCGGCATCGATGATGCCGTTGCCATTGCCGCCGCGATTTTTGCTCCCGAACTCGACCTGCAACTGATGACCACCGTTGCGGGTAATGTCTCAGTTGAGAAAACCACGCGTAACGCCCTGCAACTGCTGCATTTCTGGAATGTGGATATTCCGCTCGCCCAGGGCGCTGCTGTACCGCTGGTACGCGCGCCGCGTAATGCGGCATCTGTGCACGGCGAATCGGGAATGGCTGGCTACGACTTTGTTGAACACAACAGAAGCCCGCTGGATAAACCGGCATTTCTGGCTATTCGTGATGCTCTGATACGTGCGCCAGAACCCGTTACTCTGGTGGCTATCGGCCCGTTGACCAATATCGCGCTGTTACTTTCACAATGCCCGGAATGCAAACCGCATATTCGCCGTCTGGTGATCATGGGCGGTTCCGCCGGACGCGGCAACTGTACGCCAAACGCCGAGTTTAATATCGCAGCCGATCCGGAAGCAGCGGCATGTGTCTTCCGTAGTGACATTGAAATTGTCATGTGTGGTCTGGATGTCACCAATCAGGCGATATTAACCCCAGACTATCTCGCCACGTTGCCGGAGTTGAATCGTACCGGGAAAATGCTTCACGCCCTGTTTAGCCACTATCGCAGCGGCAGTATGCAAAGTGGTCTGCGTATGCACGATCTCTGCGCTATCGCCTGGCTGGTGCGTCCGGATTTGTTCACCCTCAAACCCTGTTTTGTGGCGGTGGAAACTCAGGGGGAATTTACTTCGGGCACTACGGTCGTTGATATTGACGGTTGCCTGGGTAAACCTGCCAATGTACAGGTGGCGCTGGATCTGGATATGAAAGGTTTCCAACAGTGGGTGGCTGAGGTGCTGACCCTGGCACCATAA
- the dapB gene encoding 4-hydroxy-tetrahydrodipicolinate reductase, translating to MHDANIRVAIAGAGGRMGRQLIQAALALEGVQLGAALEREGSSLLGSDAGELAGAGKTGVTVQSSLDAVKDDFDVFIDFTRPEGTLNHLAFCRQHGKGMVIGTTGFDDAGKQAIRDAAGDIAIVFAANFSVGVNVMLKLLEKAAQVMGDYTDIEIIEAHHRHKVDAPSGTALAMGEAIAHALNKDLKDCAVYSREGHTGERVPGTIGFATVRAGDIVGEHTAMFADIGERLEITHKASSRMTFANGAVRSALWLNGKESGLFDMRDVLNLNAL from the coding sequence ATGCATGATGCAAACATCCGCGTTGCCATCGCGGGAGCCGGTGGGCGTATGGGCCGCCAGTTGATTCAGGCGGCGCTGGCGTTAGAGGGCGTGCAGCTTGGCGCGGCGCTGGAGCGTGAAGGATCTTCTTTACTGGGCAGTGACGCCGGTGAACTGGCTGGAGCCGGAAAAACCGGCGTTACCGTACAAAGCAGCCTGGATGCGGTAAAAGATGATTTTGATGTGTTTATTGATTTTACCCGTCCGGAAGGCACGCTGAACCATCTGGCATTTTGTCGCCAGCATGGCAAAGGGATGGTGATTGGCACGACGGGTTTTGATGACGCAGGCAAGCAGGCGATTCGTGATGCCGCCGGGGATATTGCGATTGTCTTTGCCGCCAACTTTAGTGTCGGCGTTAATGTGATGCTTAAGCTGCTGGAGAAAGCCGCTCAGGTAATGGGTGACTACACGGATATCGAGATTATTGAAGCACATCACAGGCATAAAGTGGATGCGCCGTCGGGCACTGCGCTGGCGATGGGAGAGGCGATTGCCCATGCACTGAACAAAGATCTGAAAGATTGCGCAGTTTACAGCCGTGAAGGTCATACCGGTGAACGAGTGCCAGGCACCATTGGTTTTGCCACCGTCCGTGCCGGCGACATCGTTGGCGAACATACCGCCATGTTTGCCGATATTGGCGAACGTCTGGAGATTACGCATAAGGCTTCCAGCCGCATGACCTTTGCTAACGGCGCGGTAAGATCGGCTTTGTGGCTGAATGGCAAAGAAAGTGGGCTTTTTGACATGCGAGATGTGCTTAATCTCAATGCGTTATAA
- the fkpB gene encoding FKBP-type peptidyl-prolyl cis-trans isomerase produces MSESVQSNSAVLVHFTLKLDDGTTAESTRNNGKPALFRLGDASLSEGLEQHLLGLKVGDKTTFSLEPDAAFGVPSPDLIQYFSRREFMDAGEPEIGAIMLFTAMDGSEMPGVIREINGDSITVDFNHPLAGQTVHFDIEVLEIDPALEA; encoded by the coding sequence ATGTCTGAATCTGTACAGAGCAATAGCGCCGTCCTGGTGCACTTCACGCTAAAACTCGACGATGGCACCACCGCTGAGTCTACCCGCAACAACGGTAAACCGGCGCTGTTCCGCCTTGGCGACGCTTCTCTTTCCGAAGGGCTGGAGCAACACCTGCTGGGGCTGAAAGTGGGCGATAAAACCACCTTCTCGCTGGAGCCTGATGCGGCGTTTGGCGTACCGTCACCGGACCTGATTCAGTACTTCTCCCGCCGTGAGTTTATGGATGCAGGCGAGCCAGAAATTGGCGCAATAATGCTTTTTACCGCAATGGATGGCAGTGAGATGCCTGGCGTGATCCGCGAGATTAACGGCGACTCTATTACCGTTGATTTCAACCATCCGCTGGCCGGGCAGACCGTTCATTTTGATATTGAAGTGCTGGAAATCGATCCGGCACTGGAGGCGTAA
- the rpsT gene encoding 30S ribosomal protein S20, whose protein sequence is MANIKSAKKRAIQSEKARKHNASRRSMMRTFIKKVYAAIEAGDKAAALKAFNEMQPIVDRQAAKGLIHKNKAARHKANLAAQINKLA, encoded by the coding sequence TTGGCTAATATCAAATCAGCTAAGAAGCGCGCCATTCAGTCTGAAAAGGCTCGTAAGCACAACGCAAGCCGTCGCTCTATGATGCGTACTTTCATCAAGAAAGTATACGCAGCTATCGAAGCTGGCGACAAAGCTGCTGCACTGAAAGCATTTAACGAAATGCAACCGATCGTGGACCGTCAGGCTGCTAAAGGTCTGATCCACAAAAACAAAGCTGCACGTCATAAGGCTAACCTGGCTGCACAGATCAACAAACTGGCTTAA